One Acutalibacter muris DNA window includes the following coding sequences:
- a CDS encoding recombinase family protein encodes MNIREDAIYGRQSVDRKDSISIESQIEFCKYELRGGNFRQYTDKGYSGKNTDRPKFQELIADIKRGLIKRVVVYKLDRISRSILDFATMMETFQAYNVEFVSSTEKFDTSTPMGRAMLNICIVFAQLERETIQKRVTDAYYSRCQRGFHMSGAAPSGFQLEPTTIQGIRTKMMKPDPETADIARLMFEMYAQPSTSFGDIARHFADEGILIYDKELTRGFISQMLRNPIYAQADLDMYEFFKSQGTVVINEAADFAGTNGCYLYQGRDVQERKNKHLKDQILVVAPSEGLVSADVWLHCRKKLMANTTFQNGRKAKNTWLAGKVKCGRCGYALMSVGNPSGVQYLRCSKRADNKSCPGCGTLRTREFERFIYGEMVKKLAQFQTLTGKREKVNPKLTALNVELARVEDEIEKLLNTLTGASAVLISYANTKIEELDAQRQTLSKEIAALSAETMSPEQIERLSVYLNRWEEIDFDDRRQVADGLISQIRATGECVAIEWKI; translated from the coding sequence ATGAACATTCGGGAAGATGCAATTTACGGACGGCAGTCGGTAGACCGCAAGGACAGTATCAGCATTGAAAGTCAAATTGAGTTTTGCAAATATGAGTTGAGAGGGGGTAACTTCCGCCAGTACACCGATAAAGGCTATTCCGGCAAGAACACCGACCGCCCCAAATTCCAGGAGCTGATAGCCGACATCAAGCGGGGCCTGATTAAGCGGGTGGTGGTCTACAAGCTGGACAGGATCAGCCGCTCCATTCTGGACTTCGCCACCATGATGGAAACCTTTCAGGCGTACAACGTGGAGTTTGTGTCCTCCACAGAAAAGTTTGATACCTCCACGCCAATGGGCCGGGCCATGCTGAACATCTGTATCGTGTTCGCACAGCTGGAACGGGAAACCATTCAGAAGCGGGTGACGGACGCTTACTATTCCCGGTGCCAGCGCGGTTTTCACATGAGCGGCGCGGCCCCGTCCGGCTTTCAGCTTGAACCCACCACCATTCAGGGCATCCGCACGAAAATGATGAAGCCCGACCCGGAAACGGCGGACATCGCCCGGCTGATGTTTGAAATGTACGCCCAGCCCTCCACCTCTTTCGGGGACATCGCCCGGCACTTCGCGGACGAGGGCATCCTGATTTATGACAAGGAGTTGACCCGTGGCTTTATCTCCCAAATGCTCCGCAACCCCATTTACGCCCAGGCCGACCTGGATATGTACGAGTTTTTCAAAAGCCAGGGGACGGTGGTGATCAACGAGGCGGCGGACTTCGCGGGGACAAACGGCTGTTATCTCTACCAGGGCCGGGACGTGCAGGAACGAAAAAACAAGCACCTGAAAGACCAGATCCTTGTGGTGGCCCCCAGCGAGGGGCTGGTATCGGCGGATGTGTGGCTCCATTGCCGGAAAAAGCTGATGGCGAATACCACGTTCCAAAATGGGCGTAAGGCGAAAAATACCTGGCTGGCCGGGAAAGTGAAGTGTGGCCGCTGTGGGTACGCCCTAATGAGCGTGGGGAACCCGTCAGGCGTTCAATACCTGCGATGCTCCAAGCGGGCGGACAACAAGAGCTGTCCGGGCTGTGGAACGCTCCGCACGAGGGAATTTGAGCGGTTTATTTACGGCGAAATGGTGAAGAAGCTGGCGCAATTCCAAACCCTAACGGGCAAGCGGGAAAAGGTAAATCCCAAGCTCACCGCCTTAAATGTGGAGCTGGCCCGTGTGGAGGATGAAATTGAAAAGCTGCTGAACACCCTGACCGGGGCCAGCGCAGTTTTAATCTCCTACGCCAACACCAAGATTGAGGAATTGGACGCACAGCGGCAAACGCTGTCAAAGGAAATCGCGGCCCTGTCTGCGGAAACCATGTCGCCGGAACAGATTGAGCGGTTGTCGGTGTACCTGAACCGCTGGGAAGAGATTGACTTTGACGACAGGCGGCAGGTGGCTGACGGCCTTATCTCTCAAATCCGCGCCACAGGTGAATGTGTCGCTATTGAGTGGAAAATCTGA
- a CDS encoding tyrosine-type recombinase/integrase, with protein MILRLLFGCGMRIGEVLSLQMKDVDLENGIITIRNAKNEKDRLVPLHFNLAPVFIRYCIAIGVNNKSEALVFPGRDENDRIISTYLISY; from the coding sequence ATGATTTTGCGCCTCTTATTTGGATGTGGAATGCGGATAGGTGAAGTACTAAGTTTGCAAATGAAGGATGTTGATTTGGAGAATGGAATCATAACCATTCGAAATGCCAAAAATGAAAAGGATCGTCTAGTCCCTTTACATTTTAATCTAGCGCCGGTGTTCATTCGGTACTGTATTGCAATAGGCGTAAACAATAAAAGTGAGGCCCTTGTGTTTCCTGGGAGAGATGAAAATGACAGAATAATATCAACATACCTAATAAGTTATTGA